From the Desulfosarcina sp. BuS5 genome, one window contains:
- a CDS encoding AAA family ATPase, with protein MTGQTKSQLFIRPRRFGKSLVLSMLENYYDVAAKDEFKAIFRRS; from the coding sequence GTGACAGGACAGACAAAATCTCAATTATTTATCCGTCCCAGGCGTTTTGGAAAAAGCCTTGTTCTTTCAATGCTGGAAAATTATTATGATGTGGCAGCAAAGGATGAATTTAAAGCGATTTTTCGGCGGTCTTAA